One window of the Suricata suricatta isolate VVHF042 chromosome 7, meerkat_22Aug2017_6uvM2_HiC, whole genome shotgun sequence genome contains the following:
- the DYNLT1 gene encoding dynein light chain Tctex-type 1 encodes MEDYQAAEETAFVVDEVSNIVKEAIESAIGGNAYQHSKVNQWTTSVVEQTLSQLTKLGKPFKYIVTCVIMQKNGAGLHTASSCFWDSSTDGSCTVRWENKTMYCIVSAFGLSI; translated from the exons ATGGAAGACTACCAAGCTGCTGAGGAG ACTGCTTTTGTTGTTGATGAAGTGAGCAACATTGTAAAGGAG GCTATAGAAAGCGCCATCGGCGGCAACGCCTATCAGCACAGCAAAGTCAACCAGTGGACCACCAGCGTCGTCGAGCAGACTTTAAGCCAGCTCACCAAGCTGGGCAAGCCATTTAAGTACATCG TGACCTGTGTaatcatgcagaagaatggagcGGGGTTACACACGGCGAGTTCCTGCTTCTGGGACAGCTCTACGGACG GCAGCTGCACCGTGCGGTGGGAGAACAAGACCATGTACTGCATCGTCAGCGCCTTCGGGCTGTCCATCTGA